In Sphingomonas panacisoli, one genomic interval encodes:
- a CDS encoding ATP12 family chaperone protein produces the protein MKRFWTEVSVDAERGVRLDGKPVRTPGRLPLVLPTDAMAAAVADEWRAVAGDIDPRAMPLTGLANAAIERVAADPAVFAANIAAYAESDLLCYRADSPPDLAARQAAAWDPPLAWATQRYDVHFDIATGVMHRPQPDATIERLAVAVAVRDAFELAALSPVVTITGSLVLGLALIEHAMDADAIWSAANLDEDWQAEQWGEDSLAAQTRAAHRAEFDAAVRLLQLRQAADEADHPALA, from the coding sequence ATGAAGCGGTTCTGGACGGAGGTATCGGTCGACGCCGAGCGCGGGGTGCGGCTCGACGGCAAGCCGGTGCGCACGCCCGGCCGCTTGCCGCTCGTGCTGCCGACCGATGCGATGGCCGCGGCGGTCGCCGACGAATGGCGGGCGGTCGCGGGCGATATCGACCCGCGCGCCATGCCGCTGACCGGCCTCGCCAATGCAGCGATCGAACGCGTCGCCGCCGACCCTGCGGTCTTCGCGGCCAACATCGCCGCTTATGCCGAAAGCGATCTGCTCTGCTACCGCGCCGACTCGCCGCCGGATCTAGCCGCGCGACAGGCCGCAGCGTGGGATCCGCCGCTCGCCTGGGCGACGCAACGCTACGACGTGCATTTCGATATCGCGACCGGCGTGATGCACCGGCCGCAGCCCGATGCGACGATCGAGCGGCTGGCGGTCGCGGTCGCCGTGCGCGACGCGTTCGAACTCGCCGCTTTGTCGCCGGTCGTCACGATCACCGGCTCGCTGGTGCTCGGGCTTGCCTTGATCGAGCATGCGATGGACGCCGACGCGATCTGGTCCGCCGCCAATCTCGACGAAGACTGGCAGGCCGAGCAGTGGGGCGAGGATTCCTTGGCTGCGCAAACGCGCGCGGCGCATCGCGCCGAATTCGATGCGGCCGTGCGCCTACTACAACTCCGGCAAGCGGCGGATGAAGCCGATCATCCCGCGCTGGCGTGA
- a CDS encoding SspB family protein, producing the protein MSDGLPDSLIPYDEIVQEALRAVVGRVLGSVAAGGGLPGEHHFYITFKTQAPGVDIPARLIERFPDEMTIVLQNRYWDLTVDDERFSVGLSFNQVPSKLDIPYSAITGFHDPAVNFELRFQAQEEPEGPEPHDEAENDAVERVDDGSNVVSVDFKRKK; encoded by the coding sequence ATGAGCGACGGACTGCCCGACAGCCTGATTCCCTATGACGAGATCGTCCAGGAAGCGTTGCGCGCGGTCGTGGGCCGCGTGCTTGGCTCCGTCGCGGCGGGTGGCGGCTTGCCCGGCGAGCATCATTTCTACATCACCTTCAAGACCCAGGCGCCCGGCGTGGACATCCCTGCGCGGTTGATCGAGCGGTTTCCGGACGAGATGACGATCGTCCTGCAGAACCGATATTGGGACCTGACGGTCGACGACGAGCGCTTTTCGGTGGGCTTGAGTTTCAACCAGGTGCCGTCAAAGCTCGACATTCCCTATTCGGCGATCACCGGGTTTCACGACCCGGCGGTAAACTTCGAACTGCGTTTCCAGGCGCAGGAAGAACCCGAAGGTCCGGAACCGCACGACGAGGCGGAGAACGACGCGGTCGAGCGGGTCGATGACGGCTCGAATGTCGTGAGCGTGGATTTCAAGCGGAAAAAGTGA
- the hisB gene encoding imidazoleglycerol-phosphate dehydratase HisB, with protein sequence MRTATISRKTSETSIDVTVNLDGTGAYDISTGIGFFDHMLEQLSRHSLIDLTVKTVGDLHIDQHHTVEDTGLAIGEAVAKALGEKRGIRRYADALSPMDETLTRVALDISGRPFLVWKTEFSQKRLGEMDTEMFEHFFHSFAQTAGLTLHVETLYGSNNHHIAEAAFKGLARALREAVEIDPRKAGVIPSTKGTL encoded by the coding sequence ATGCGCACCGCGACGATCAGCCGCAAGACGAGCGAGACGAGCATCGACGTCACCGTCAACCTGGACGGGACGGGCGCGTATGACATATCGACCGGGATCGGGTTCTTCGATCACATGCTCGAACAGCTCTCCCGCCATTCGCTGATCGACCTGACCGTAAAGACGGTCGGCGACCTGCATATCGATCAGCATCACACAGTCGAGGATACCGGGCTCGCGATCGGCGAGGCTGTCGCTAAGGCGCTGGGCGAAAAACGCGGGATCCGCCGCTATGCCGACGCATTGTCGCCGATGGACGAGACGTTGACTCGCGTCGCGCTCGACATTTCGGGGCGGCCGTTCCTGGTGTGGAAGACCGAATTCTCGCAGAAAAGGCTCGGCGAGATGGACACCGAAATGTTCGAGCATTTCTTCCACTCGTTCGCGCAGACTGCCGGCCTGACTCTGCACGTGGAAACACTGTACGGGTCGAACAACCACCACATCGCCGAGGCGGCGTTCAAGGGGCTGGCGCGCGCGCTGCGCGAAGCGGTCGAGATCGATCCGCGCAAGGCCGGGGTGATTCCGAGCACCAAGGGGACGCTTTGA
- a CDS encoding ArsR/SmtB family transcription factor, with amino-acid sequence MLSESDLLDRVFQALADPTRRAIVERLVERPMSVSAIAAPFAMSLPAVMQHLTVLETAGLVRSHKEGRVRTCVIDPVAMRLVEHWVDDRRSDRRRPFDRLDAYLVTAD; translated from the coding sequence ATGCTTAGCGAATCGGACCTGCTCGACCGTGTCTTTCAGGCGCTCGCCGACCCAACGCGGCGGGCGATCGTCGAGCGACTCGTCGAGCGGCCAATGTCGGTCAGCGCTATCGCCGCACCCTTCGCCATGTCGCTGCCGGCGGTGATGCAGCACCTCACCGTGCTCGAAACCGCCGGCTTGGTGCGGTCGCATAAGGAAGGTCGGGTCCGCACTTGTGTGATCGATCCCGTCGCGATGCGGCTGGTCGAGCATTGGGTCGACGACCGCCGCAGCGACCGGCGGCGGCCGTTCGACCGTCTCGACGCGTATCTCGTGACCGCCGACTAG
- the gmk gene encoding guanylate kinase: MADHRSSQPKSFKRRGLMFVLSSPSGAGKSTIARRLLKEERNKLKMSVSYTTRPIRDGEVDGKDYHFVDTATFRQMVEDDQFLEWARVMGDNRYGTPRETVFKDLEHGRDILFDIDWQGAQQLFQLAGGDVVRVFILPPGLKTLRERLEKRATDTQEVIDNRMDRALGEVSHWDGYDYVLVNDDLDDCYECVQTILTAERLKRSRQRGMIGFIRRLPEL; encoded by the coding sequence ATGGCCGACCACCGATCGTCGCAACCCAAGAGCTTCAAGCGTCGCGGCTTGATGTTCGTGCTCTCGTCGCCATCGGGCGCGGGCAAATCGACGATCGCCAGACGGCTGCTCAAGGAAGAGCGCAACAAGCTGAAGATGTCGGTGTCCTACACCACCCGTCCGATCCGCGACGGTGAGGTCGATGGCAAGGACTATCATTTCGTCGACACCGCGACGTTCCGCCAGATGGTCGAGGACGACCAGTTCCTCGAATGGGCGCGCGTGATGGGCGACAATCGCTACGGCACCCCGCGCGAGACGGTGTTCAAGGACCTGGAGCACGGTCGCGACATTCTGTTCGACATCGACTGGCAGGGTGCGCAGCAATTGTTTCAGCTGGCCGGCGGCGACGTGGTGCGCGTGTTCATCCTGCCGCCGGGGCTCAAGACCTTGCGCGAACGGCTGGAAAAGCGCGCGACCGACACCCAGGAAGTGATCGACAACCGCATGGACCGCGCGCTGGGTGAAGTCAGCCACTGGGACGGATACGACTACGTCCTGGTCAACGACGACCTCGACGATTGCTACGAGTGCGTCCAGACGATCCTGACCGCCGAACGCCTCAAACGGTCACGCCAGCGCGGGATGATCGGCTTCATCCGCCGCTTGCCGGAGTTGTAG